One window of Tenacibaculum maritimum NCIMB 2154 genomic DNA carries:
- a CDS encoding ABC transporter ATP-binding protein translates to MKALQYLNKYFVKYKWRLIIGVFITILSKFLSLKIPEIIGASFDVVEAYVAKTTTSITVVKHELLMNVLLIIGAAIGAGALTFLMRQTIIVTSRLIEFDLKNEIYQQYQRLSINFYKKNRTGDLMNRISEDVSKVRMYFGPAVMYTTNMVVSFGIGMYQMLKTDVKLTLYTMLPFPVLSVSIFVLSKIINERSTIVQQYLSKLTTFNQEFFSGINVVKSYGIENTVAAKFNDLANESREKNIELHKVQALFFPLMILLIGISNLLVIYIGGKQYIAGEIKIGVIAEFILYVNILTWPVAVIGWVTSMVQQAEASQQRINEFLEQVPEIKNEVEEATVVRGEVTFEKVSLTYDDTYITALKEVSFKVKEGETIAILGKTGSGKSSIVNLIARLYDATEGSVLIDGKPIKACNLNAIRSQIGFVPQDPFLFSDTIENNIKFGKEAATKEEIIEAAKKAVIHENIIGFKEGYDTVLGERGVTLSGGQKQRTSIARAIIKDPKILIFDDCLSAVDTETEERILSNLEEVSKNKTTFIISHRVSSTKNATKIIVLDGGRIVQKGTHNQLIEEQGYYKELYEQQLLEKEI, encoded by the coding sequence TTGAAAGCGTTACAATATCTAAATAAATATTTTGTAAAATACAAATGGAGGCTAATTATAGGGGTCTTTATTACCATCTTATCCAAATTTTTATCTCTTAAAATTCCTGAGATCATAGGAGCCTCTTTTGATGTGGTTGAGGCTTATGTAGCCAAAACAACCACAAGTATTACTGTAGTGAAGCATGAATTATTGATGAATGTATTACTTATTATAGGGGCTGCTATTGGCGCTGGAGCGCTAACTTTTTTGATGCGCCAAACCATTATTGTGACGTCTCGTTTGATTGAATTTGATTTGAAAAATGAAATTTATCAGCAATACCAAAGGTTATCTATTAATTTTTACAAGAAGAATAGAACAGGAGATTTAATGAATCGTATTAGTGAAGATGTTTCTAAGGTTCGTATGTATTTTGGTCCTGCTGTTATGTACACTACAAACATGGTGGTATCATTTGGAATAGGAATGTACCAAATGCTAAAAACAGATGTAAAACTAACGTTATATACCATGCTTCCTTTTCCTGTTTTGTCAGTATCTATCTTTGTTTTAAGTAAAATTATTAATGAAAGGAGTACGATTGTACAGCAGTATTTATCAAAGTTAACAACGTTTAACCAAGAGTTTTTTTCTGGAATAAATGTGGTAAAATCGTATGGTATAGAAAATACTGTAGCAGCAAAATTTAACGATTTGGCAAATGAGAGTAGGGAAAAGAATATTGAACTACATAAGGTGCAAGCATTATTTTTTCCTTTAATGATTCTTTTAATAGGTATTAGTAATTTACTAGTAATTTATATAGGAGGAAAGCAATATATTGCTGGAGAAATAAAAATAGGTGTTATTGCGGAGTTTATTTTGTATGTAAATATTCTTACATGGCCTGTGGCAGTTATTGGTTGGGTAACTTCTATGGTACAGCAGGCGGAAGCTTCTCAACAACGTATTAACGAGTTTTTAGAGCAAGTTCCAGAAATTAAAAATGAAGTTGAAGAAGCAACTGTTGTAAGAGGAGAAGTAACCTTTGAAAAAGTATCTCTTACTTATGACGATACTTATATAACAGCTTTAAAAGAAGTGAGTTTTAAAGTAAAAGAAGGAGAAACCATTGCTATTTTAGGAAAAACAGGAAGTGGAAAATCATCTATAGTAAATTTGATAGCACGACTGTATGATGCTACGGAAGGAAGCGTTCTTATTGATGGAAAACCAATTAAAGCATGTAACTTGAATGCTATTCGTAGTCAGATAGGTTTTGTACCTCAAGATCCTTTTTTATTTTCGGATACGATAGAAAACAATATTAAATTTGGAAAGGAAGCAGCAACGAAAGAAGAAATTATAGAAGCAGCTAAAAAGGCGGTAATTCATGAGAATATTATAGGTTTTAAAGAAGGATATGACACGGTGCTAGGAGAACGAGGGGTAACGCTTTCAGGAGGACAAAAGCAACGTACATCTATTGCTCGTGCAATCATTAAAGACCCGAAAATTTTAATTTTTGACGATTGTCTTTCTGCGGTAGATACAGAAACAGAAGAAAGAATATTATCAAATTTAGAAGAGGTTTCTAAAAATAAAACAACATTTATTATTAGCCATAGGGTTTCTTCAACCAAAAATGCTACTAAAATTATTGTTTTAGATGGAGGTAGAATTGTGCAAAAAGGTACTCATAATCAGTTAATAGAGGAGCAAGGATACTATAAAGAGTTATATGAGCAACAACTTTTAGAAAAAGAAATTTAG
- the yajC gene encoding preprotein translocase subunit YajC, with protein MHNLFLQANGGGLMSMLPFLAMILVLYFFMIRPQMTRQKKEKQFQAEIKRGTKIVTTSGIHGKVVDINETDGTVTVETGAGKIKFERSAISMEMSKKYVKTNTAKK; from the coding sequence ATGCATAATTTATTTTTGCAAGCAAATGGAGGTGGGCTTATGAGTATGCTGCCTTTTTTAGCCATGATTTTGGTACTTTACTTTTTTATGATACGTCCACAAATGACACGTCAAAAAAAAGAAAAACAATTTCAAGCTGAAATAAAAAGAGGAACCAAAATTGTTACTACTAGCGGTATTCACGGAAAAGTAGTGGATATTAACGAAACTGATGGAACGGTTACTGTTGAAACAGGAGCAGGTAAAATAAAGTTTGAGCGTTCTGCCATTTCAATGGAAATGAGTAAAAAATACGTGAAAACAAATACTGCTAAAAAATAA
- a CDS encoding sensor histidine kinase, translating to MGKKIFILIVFLMSVSLIGIISVQVYWIKDAIKNKHQEFETDVRIALARTAERIKEKEREESYREYSKFFENDQFRTNAEIKNFLFQQIDTIGKQKFTFGSTILEENFKIPSGFLENDSIILKRFSGKEDFYYSKIAGDNKELANTLGENRFSVFKHYSKWEKEHLDYMFSQRKRIVPIHKRINNRALNNTLKEEFLKRNINLNFKYGVYENGLATPLKSGYYTVNTEDSHYYPLFENHQGNSNFKLYVTFPDEKKELLSNMMWIFLLSIFFIVIIIIAFSSSLYQLVRQKKISEIKTDFINNMTHEFKTPIATINLALDAIKNPKIINDEEKVKRYVQMIRDENKRMHGQVENVLRMSKLEKNQIDLSKEAIDVHDIVEEAIEHVQLLVSDKKGNINIHFKAISTEVLGNQFHLTNVFVNILENAIKYSERAPMIDVFTESTNKYFILKVKDQGIGMSRNAQKYVFNKFYREHKGNIHNVKGHGLGLSYVKEIIDNHHGTVYVESEKGKGSTFTVKLPLI from the coding sequence ATGGGTAAGAAAATTTTTATTCTCATTGTATTTTTAATGAGTGTTTCTTTAATCGGTATTATTTCCGTGCAAGTATATTGGATTAAAGATGCCATAAAAAACAAGCACCAAGAATTTGAAACTGACGTGCGTATAGCATTGGCAAGAACCGCTGAAAGAATCAAAGAGAAGGAAAGAGAGGAATCTTACAGAGAATATAGTAAGTTCTTTGAAAATGATCAATTTAGAACAAACGCAGAAATAAAAAACTTTTTATTTCAACAAATTGATACTATCGGTAAGCAGAAATTCACATTTGGTTCTACCATATTGGAAGAAAATTTTAAAATTCCTTCTGGTTTCTTAGAAAATGATTCTATTATACTCAAACGTTTTTCTGGTAAAGAAGATTTTTATTATTCTAAGATAGCTGGAGACAATAAAGAATTAGCGAATACTTTGGGCGAAAATAGATTTTCTGTTTTCAAGCATTATTCTAAATGGGAAAAGGAGCACTTAGATTATATGTTTTCTCAAAGAAAGCGCATCGTTCCTATTCATAAAAGAATTAATAATAGAGCACTAAACAATACCTTAAAAGAAGAGTTTTTAAAGCGAAATATAAATCTAAACTTTAAATATGGAGTTTATGAAAATGGCTTAGCAACTCCATTAAAATCTGGGTACTACACTGTAAATACAGAAGACAGCCATTATTATCCTTTATTTGAAAATCATCAAGGAAATAGCAATTTCAAGTTATATGTAACTTTTCCCGATGAAAAAAAAGAACTCCTTTCTAATATGATGTGGATCTTTTTACTTTCTATATTCTTTATAGTCATCATCATTATTGCCTTTTCTAGCTCACTATACCAACTCGTTCGTCAAAAGAAAATATCTGAAATCAAAACAGATTTTATCAATAACATGACACATGAGTTTAAAACACCTATTGCTACTATAAATTTAGCCTTAGATGCTATTAAAAACCCAAAAATCATCAATGATGAAGAAAAAGTAAAACGATATGTTCAAATGATTCGCGATGAAAACAAACGAATGCATGGCCAAGTAGAAAATGTATTGCGAATGTCTAAATTAGAAAAGAATCAAATTGATCTTAGTAAAGAAGCTATTGATGTTCATGACATTGTAGAAGAAGCCATTGAACATGTGCAATTATTAGTTTCAGATAAAAAAGGAAATATTAACATACATTTTAAAGCGATATCTACTGAAGTCTTAGGAAATCAATTTCATTTAACCAATGTTTTTGTTAACATTCTTGAAAATGCTATTAAGTATTCTGAAAGAGCTCCTATGATTGATGTTTTTACAGAAAGCACTAACAAATATTTTATTTTAAAAGTGAAAGACCAAGGTATAGGAATGAGCAGAAACGCTCAAAAATATGTTTTCAATAAGTTTTATAGAGAGCATAAAGGAAATATTCACAACGTAAAAGGCCACGGATTAGGTTTGTCATACGTAAAAGAAATCATTGATAACCATCATGGAACGGTTTATGTTGAAAGTGAAAAAGGAAAAGGAAGTACATTTACAGTTAAACTACCATTAATTTAA
- a CDS encoding PUR family DNA/RNA-binding protein — MNERVEQEEIFSQVLRAGRRTYFFDVRSTKADDYYLTVTESKKFTHDDGSFHYQKHKIYLYKEDFADFQEMLGKATQYILDEKGGEVISERHQKDYKKEEVSGEVKSAESFTDVSFDDI; from the coding sequence ATGAACGAGAGAGTTGAACAAGAAGAAATCTTTTCACAGGTTTTAAGAGCAGGAAGAAGAACTTATTTTTTTGATGTAAGATCTACTAAAGCGGATGACTACTACTTAACTGTTACAGAAAGTAAAAAGTTTACACATGATGATGGATCATTCCATTACCAAAAGCATAAAATTTACTTGTACAAAGAAGATTTTGCTGATTTTCAAGAAATGCTAGGTAAAGCAACCCAGTATATATTGGATGAAAAAGGAGGTGAGGTAATTAGTGAGCGTCATCAGAAAGACTATAAAAAGGAAGAAGTAAGTGGAGAAGTAAAGTCAGCAGAAAGCTTTACTGATGTTTCTTTTGATGACATTTAA
- a CDS encoding chorismate-binding protein: MNIFKHITTAYQKQLPFVVYRKPSSERIAGFFQKTDELHFANDYTEEGFVFAPFNNTEQSILIPKKKADYIEETIVVNLENTSIKSVDTVTKSTLAAQKKHVDLVHKGIKAIHKNEFKKVVLSRKESISLSNTDFINIYQKLLHTYPLAMVYVWFHPKIGLWLGATPETLLKIKGNTFETMSLAGTQLYKETLDVTWSQKEIDEQQFVTDYIIEKLQEKEIPITASSPTTVQAGSLVHLCTKITGTFHFKNTELINALHPTPAVCGLPKKRAKTFILEQENYHRSFYTGFLGELNLKPNHATIKESDLYVNLRCMQLKNAEAHIFIGGGITKDSSPEKEWQETVSKANVMKKVL, encoded by the coding sequence TTGAATATTTTTAAACACATTACTACTGCCTATCAAAAGCAACTTCCTTTTGTAGTTTATAGAAAACCTTCTTCAGAAAGAATTGCTGGTTTTTTTCAAAAAACAGATGAATTGCACTTTGCAAATGATTATACAGAAGAAGGATTTGTTTTTGCTCCTTTTAACAACACCGAACAAAGCATTTTAATTCCTAAAAAAAAGGCTGACTATATAGAAGAAACTATTGTTGTTAACCTAGAGAACACTTCTATAAAAAGCGTTGATACTGTTACTAAAAGTACTCTCGCTGCTCAAAAAAAACATGTTGACCTCGTTCATAAAGGTATAAAAGCCATACATAAAAATGAGTTTAAAAAAGTGGTACTTTCTCGCAAAGAGAGCATTTCCTTATCCAATACCGATTTTATCAATATATATCAAAAACTCCTACACACCTATCCTTTAGCCATGGTTTATGTTTGGTTTCATCCAAAAATAGGTTTATGGCTTGGAGCAACACCTGAAACCTTACTAAAAATAAAAGGAAATACCTTTGAAACAATGTCACTCGCTGGAACCCAATTATACAAAGAAACCCTTGATGTAACTTGGAGTCAAAAAGAAATTGATGAACAGCAATTTGTAACAGACTATATTATTGAAAAGTTACAAGAAAAAGAAATTCCAATCACTGCTTCCTCTCCTACTACCGTACAGGCTGGTAGCTTAGTACATCTTTGCACTAAAATTACAGGAACATTCCATTTCAAAAACACTGAGCTTATCAATGCCCTGCATCCAACTCCTGCTGTTTGTGGACTTCCTAAAAAAAGGGCTAAAACATTTATTCTTGAGCAAGAAAATTACCATCGTTCTTTTTATACCGGTTTTTTAGGTGAGCTCAATTTAAAACCCAATCATGCTACTATAAAAGAATCTGATTTATACGTAAACCTTAGATGTATGCAACTTAAAAATGCAGAAGCCCATATTTTTATTGGAGGAGGTATTACCAAAGATAGCAGCCCTGAAAAAGAATGGCAGGAAACAGTATCAAAAGCCAACGTAATGAAAAAAGTATTGTGA
- a CDS encoding CdaR family protein: protein MKRLTKIPKAFIAFLVISIFFWLLTKLSKEYTTTINVPIAYINLPQHKILQKDTPKRINLSIKGSGFKLFTANLENITLKLNAANISKEVKNSYSLSLKKQLNEIKKQLPTGLALQPLENNIIYLSLDSLSSKKVPVEANLKITYEKGYNLSGNIILEPDSIQISGAETAIKNIEKLTLHQLPLKNLSKNTTKNIEIHEAKVLKKIKFSHNTVKAYIKIDKFTEGYFEVPFTLKNVPADTEINTFPKLVKVSYTVGLKDFNKVNANSFSIICDYKKTINNNIDYLIPEIENQPKLIKSVKISPKKIEYLIHK from the coding sequence TTGAAAAGATTAACTAAAATACCTAAGGCTTTTATCGCTTTTTTAGTGATTTCTATATTTTTTTGGCTATTAACAAAACTATCCAAAGAATATACTACTACAATTAATGTACCCATAGCATACATTAATTTACCACAGCATAAAATACTTCAAAAAGACACTCCCAAACGGATCAATCTATCTATAAAAGGTTCTGGATTTAAATTATTTACGGCTAATCTTGAAAATATCACCTTAAAACTAAATGCTGCCAACATTTCAAAGGAAGTAAAAAACAGCTATTCTCTTTCTTTAAAAAAACAGCTAAACGAAATCAAAAAACAGCTTCCTACTGGTCTCGCATTGCAACCTCTTGAAAACAATATCATCTACTTAAGCTTGGATAGCTTGTCTTCTAAAAAAGTTCCTGTAGAAGCCAATCTAAAAATCACTTATGAAAAAGGATACAATCTTTCTGGTAACATCATTCTAGAACCTGACAGCATTCAAATTTCTGGAGCAGAAACAGCTATAAAAAATATCGAAAAACTAACACTGCACCAACTACCTCTCAAAAACCTTTCAAAAAACACCACAAAAAACATTGAAATCCACGAAGCTAAAGTGCTAAAAAAAATCAAATTTTCTCACAATACCGTAAAAGCCTATATCAAAATAGATAAATTTACAGAAGGCTATTTTGAAGTACCTTTTACCTTAAAAAATGTTCCTGCTGATACAGAAATCAACACTTTTCCTAAACTGGTAAAAGTTTCTTATACAGTAGGGCTAAAAGATTTTAATAAAGTGAATGCGAACTCGTTTTCTATTATTTGCGATTATAAAAAAACAATAAACAATAATATTGATTACCTTATTCCTGAAATAGAAAATCAACCCAAACTTATTAAATCAGTAAAAATTTCTCCAAAAAAAATAGAATATCTAATTCACAAATAA
- a CDS encoding DUF1573 domain-containing protein, with protein MKKVFIAVVTLALSSVMISCGNNNATSKVKKENVLNAEKRDNDISKGAPVIKFDRTVHDFGTVNEGEIVETSFTITNSGNSNLVITNAQATCGCTVPVWPKEAIAPGKTGEIKVKFNTSGKPNKQSKSVTLHTNTAQGREVVKITGMVTPKNKKPNA; from the coding sequence ATGAAAAAAGTATTTATAGCAGTTGTAACCTTAGCTTTGTCTTCAGTTATGATTTCTTGTGGAAATAACAATGCTACATCAAAAGTAAAGAAAGAAAATGTTTTAAACGCTGAAAAAAGAGATAACGATATCAGTAAAGGTGCTCCTGTTATTAAATTTGATAGAACTGTACATGATTTCGGTACTGTAAACGAAGGAGAGATTGTTGAAACTTCTTTTACTATCACCAACTCAGGAAATTCTAATTTAGTAATTACCAATGCACAAGCTACTTGTGGTTGTACTGTACCTGTATGGCCAAAAGAAGCTATTGCTCCTGGAAAAACTGGAGAAATTAAAGTTAAGTTTAATACTAGTGGTAAACCTAACAAACAATCTAAATCTGTAACATTACACACCAATACTGCGCAAGGTAGAGAGGTTGTAAAAATAACAGGAATGGTTACACCTAAAAACAAAAAACCGAATGCATAA
- the coaE gene encoding dephospho-CoA kinase (Dephospho-CoA kinase (CoaE) performs the final step in coenzyme A biosynthesis.) yields the protein MVVGLTGGIGSGKTTVLKEFHKFDNIAIYIADIEAKKLMNNSNEIREKITNEFGKKAFLNEQLNRPFLANIVFSNKEKLATLNAIVHPVVTLHFKNFIAANRDKAFILYENAILFENKSNLICDKIITVTAPKELRIQRVLKRDQSSENEIINRMNNQWSDTKKTLQSHYIIENIDFSETMLKVSEIHNKLTKTST from the coding sequence ATGGTTGTAGGTTTAACAGGAGGCATTGGAAGCGGAAAAACAACAGTGCTCAAAGAATTTCATAAATTTGATAATATCGCAATATATATAGCTGATATAGAAGCTAAAAAATTAATGAATAACTCTAATGAAATTAGAGAAAAAATAACCAACGAGTTTGGAAAAAAAGCTTTTCTAAACGAGCAATTGAACCGCCCGTTCTTGGCCAATATCGTTTTTAGCAATAAAGAAAAGCTAGCTACCTTAAACGCTATTGTTCATCCTGTAGTAACACTACATTTTAAAAATTTCATAGCAGCCAATAGAGATAAAGCTTTCATTCTTTACGAAAATGCCATCCTTTTTGAAAACAAAAGCAACCTAATTTGTGATAAAATAATAACCGTAACCGCTCCTAAAGAATTACGCATTCAACGTGTCTTAAAGAGAGACCAGTCCTCTGAAAACGAAATCATTAACCGAATGAATAATCAATGGAGCGATACCAAAAAAACACTTCAATCTCACTACATCATCGAAAATATAGATTTTAGCGAAACTATGTTAAAAGTATCCGAAATTCATAATAAATTAACTAAAACGAGCACTTAA
- a CDS encoding Glu/Leu/Phe/Val family dehydrogenase yields the protein MTSEIIDTKDLKSDPVFGQLSFDGHEQIVFCNDEDTGLKAIIGIHNTVLGPALGGTRMWQYNNEWEALNDVLRLSRGMTFKAAITGLNLGGGKAVIIGDAKTQKNDALMRKFGEYVNSLSGKYITAEDVGMETRDMDIIREVTPHVTGISESKGGAGNPSPVTAYGVYMGMKAASKYQFGTDNLEGKKVLVQGVGHVGETLVKHITDEGGQVFLNDINEARLAELSKKYNANVILGNDIYGLDVDIYAPCALGATINDTTINQLKAKVIAGAANNQLADEIKHGKMLKDKGIAYAPDFLINAGGIINVYAELEGYNRDEINRKTENIYNTTLDIFNLSAKEDITTHNAALNIAQSRINTRKKEQQS from the coding sequence ATGACATCAGAAATCATTGATACTAAAGACCTTAAAAGCGATCCTGTTTTTGGACAGCTTTCTTTTGATGGTCACGAACAAATTGTTTTTTGTAACGACGAAGATACAGGTTTAAAAGCAATTATTGGAATTCACAATACCGTTTTAGGCCCTGCTTTAGGAGGTACTAGAATGTGGCAATACAATAATGAGTGGGAAGCCTTGAATGATGTATTGCGTTTGTCACGTGGAATGACGTTTAAAGCCGCTATCACAGGATTGAACCTAGGAGGTGGTAAAGCAGTTATTATTGGCGATGCAAAAACTCAAAAAAATGATGCTTTAATGCGTAAATTTGGCGAGTATGTAAACTCTTTAAGCGGAAAATATATTACTGCTGAAGATGTTGGAATGGAAACTAGAGATATGGATATTATTCGTGAAGTAACTCCACATGTAACAGGTATTTCAGAAAGTAAAGGAGGAGCAGGAAATCCTTCTCCTGTAACTGCTTATGGAGTATATATGGGAATGAAAGCTGCCTCTAAATACCAATTTGGTACTGATAATTTAGAAGGAAAAAAAGTATTGGTTCAAGGAGTAGGTCATGTAGGAGAAACTTTAGTAAAGCATATTACTGATGAAGGCGGACAAGTATTTCTTAATGATATTAATGAAGCTCGCCTAGCTGAATTAAGTAAAAAATACAACGCTAATGTAATATTAGGAAACGATATTTATGGTTTAGATGTTGATATTTATGCCCCTTGTGCATTAGGAGCTACTATTAATGACACTACCATCAATCAATTAAAAGCAAAAGTAATTGCTGGAGCTGCTAACAACCAATTAGCTGATGAAATAAAACATGGCAAAATGTTAAAAGACAAGGGCATTGCATATGCTCCTGACTTTTTAATAAATGCGGGAGGTATTATTAATGTATATGCTGAGCTAGAAGGCTATAATAGAGACGAAATTAATCGTAAAACTGAAAATATCTATAATACTACCTTAGACATTTTTAACCTTTCAGCAAAGGAAGATATCACTACGCATAACGCAGCGCTTAACATTGCACAAAGTAGAATAAATACTCGTAAAAAAGAACAGCAATCTTAA
- the nusB gene encoding transcription antitermination factor NusB, translating to MINRRHIRVKVMQSVYAMQQSHHDDLIKEEKFIKHSIQKMFDLYVLNIQLLSEVQQLAAKKIALSKKKILATKEDLDPNTKFIHNRLINMIPDSVSIDSYVEINRLHNWQEDDEYVKIIWDELQKSELYKKYMSTVEDSYNVDRSFVIDFFREIIAPNEKLAEYYEDKMISWVDDIPFINTWVLKTLNKQKENRSFMLGNLYKDDDDKQFVSDLFRKTVLHQHKYEDDIKDKTPNWEADRIAEIDMILIKMAITEFLHFPSIPSRVTINEYIELAKDYSTEKSGYFINGVLDKISKDYEATDRMRKVGRGLL from the coding sequence ATGATTAACAGAAGACATATTCGAGTTAAAGTAATGCAGTCTGTATATGCTATGCAACAATCTCATCATGATGATTTAATAAAGGAAGAAAAATTTATTAAGCATAGTATTCAAAAAATGTTTGATTTATATGTATTAAACATCCAACTACTTTCCGAAGTCCAACAATTAGCTGCTAAAAAAATAGCTTTATCTAAGAAAAAAATTCTTGCTACTAAAGAAGATCTAGACCCCAATACTAAATTTATTCATAACAGACTTATTAATATGATTCCTGATAGTGTTAGTATTGATAGCTATGTTGAAATTAACAGGCTTCATAACTGGCAAGAAGATGATGAATATGTTAAAATTATATGGGACGAACTTCAAAAAAGTGAATTGTATAAAAAATACATGAGCACTGTAGAGGACTCCTATAATGTGGACAGAAGCTTTGTGATTGATTTTTTTAGAGAAATTATTGCCCCCAATGAAAAACTAGCAGAATACTACGAAGATAAAATGATCTCTTGGGTAGATGATATTCCTTTTATAAACACTTGGGTATTAAAAACATTGAACAAACAAAAAGAAAACCGCTCTTTTATGTTAGGCAATCTGTATAAAGATGATGATGACAAACAATTTGTGTCTGATTTATTTAGAAAAACAGTGCTTCACCAACATAAATATGAGGACGATATCAAAGATAAAACACCTAACTGGGAGGCTGATAGAATTGCTGAAATTGACATGATTCTAATTAAAATGGCAATTACTGAATTTCTTCACTTCCCCTCCATTCCTAGCCGTGTAACTATTAACGAGTATATTGAACTTGCAAAAGATTACTCTACAGAAAAAAGTGGCTACTTTATTAACGGAGTATTGGATAAAATATCTAAAGACTACGAAGCTACTGATAGAATGAGAAAAGTAGGTAGAGGATTATTGTAA